AAATGGTTTACAACAACCTCGCATCTTAGGTTGGGACGCCACAGGCACGGTCGTCGCGGTTGGCCCTAAAGCCACCGGTTTCGCCATTGGTGATGAAGTCTGGTATGCAGGAGATATCACCCGTTCTGGCAGCAACACCACCCATCAACTGATTGATTCCCGCATTGTGGCTCATAAGCCAAAATCCCTGAGTTGGGTAGAGTCTGCTGCGATTCCCCTTACTGCATTGACCGCATGGGAAGGCCTGTTTGAACATCTGAAAATTCAGGAAGCCGGCAGCGATAAAACCCTGCTCATTATTGGCGGTGCGGGTGGTGTTGGTTCATTAGCAATTCCGCTGGCGGCGTTACGCAGCAAAGTACGTATTATTGCTACCGCTTCCCGTCCTGAGTCAGCAAAATGGTGTCTGGATCGTGGTGCCGACCTGACCGTTGATTACCATAATCTGCAAGAGAATCTGTTAAAGCACAATATCAAACAGGTTGACTATATTTTCTGTCTGAACGATACCGATGGTCACTGGAAATCCATGAGTGAGGTTATCGCACCATTCGGCCATATCTGCTCCATCGTAGAAAGTGCCCAGCCGCTGGAACAATCGCTGATTCGCACTAAAGGCGTTGCCCTGCATTGGGAACTGATGTTTACCCGCAGCATGTACCAAACACCTGATATGGCGGAACAGGGTCGTATATTGCAACAGGTCGCAAATATGATAGATAAAGGTGAGTTGAAAGGCACGCTGAATACCACGTTGCATGGCCTTAGCGTAGAAACCATTACCAAGGCCCATGCGAAGCAGTTAGAAGGGCATATGACGGGTAAGATAGCGATTGAGTTTTAGTTTCTTGTTGAGTACTTGATAAATTATCATTGATGGATATTCCGGCCGTAATGGCGATGTGTGCATATCTCTATTGTGCTCGGCCGGGAGACCATTAGTACTTAAGTTCTGAGTATGTTGGGCCTACGCTTGCGCCAAGTCGCCCCCACGGCACCCTCTCCCTCCGATGTACTATTTTTAGACACAAGCGTTCAATCTCTAAACTTTATCATTATATTGATACACTCGAATTCCAGTACCTAATTTTCCGTGTTATTTATACTAATTACTAATCCAATCAATCCATTATCTCTATTAACTTTCTGGTTTTGGCTGGAATAACCCCTGCCTGCATCAATAAACCGTCATGGACGGATGATATAATGACCTTCTGATGTGGCTTGACGGGATGCGTTAATGGACGACAAATTTGATGTCATCATTATCGGTGGCGGAATTGCTGGCTGTACCTGTGCGCTGTTACTGGCACGGGCTGGGGTAAATGTCTTGCTGCTGGAGCGCGCAGAACAGGCGGGGGGGAAAAATATCTCCGGTGGTCGCCTTTATAGCTATAGTCTTGAAACCATTCTGCCAGAATTTGCTCAATCAGCTCCCATTGAGCGACAAATCACTCAGGAAAAACTTAGCCTGCTGACCAATGAAACCAGTGTCACCGTGGATTATCGCCATCCCGAATTTGCACAAGACGCCACGTCCTATTCAGTACTGCGGGCCCGCTTTGATCCCTGGTTAATGGTGCAGGCTCAAAATGCCGGAGCGCAATGTCTGACCGGCGTTCAGGTCGATGCCCTGATTCAGGAAAGTGGTGCCGTTTGCGGCGTTCAGATTGGTGATGACCGGCTGTATGCCCATGCAGTGGTTCTGGCGGAGGGAGCAAATTCCCTGCTGGCAGAGCAGCATCAGTTAGTCAAAAAACCCCCGAGTCATACTATGGGAATTGGCGTTAAAGAGGTGCTGGCGCTACCCCAATCTCGTCTTGAAGAACGTTTTTCACTGGAAAATAATCAGGGAACCGCCTGGCTGTTCGCCGGAGAAACCATTACAGGAAAAGCAGGCGGCGGCTTTTTATACACCAACCGAGATACCCTCTCCATTGGATTAGTTTGTAATCTGTCGGTGGTGAGCCACGGGAAAAATGCATTGCCGCAAATGCTAGAGAGCTTTAAGCAACATCCACTCCTGCGGCCTCTACTGAAAGAGACAGAACTGTTGGAGTATGGCGCACACCTGATTCCCGAAGGGGGAATCAATGCCCTTAACCCGCCATTTGGTGCAGGCTATCTGATTGCCGGTGATACCGCCGGATTTTGTGTAAACAGCGGTCATACGATTCGAGGCATGGATCTGGCGGTAATCAGCGCACAGGCGGTAGCCGATACCCTAACGATAGCGCTACAGAAAGATGACTTCAGTGCGGCCTCACTGGCGGCTTACCAAACCCATCTGGAAAACAGCACCCTTTGGACGGTGCTAAAACAGTACCGCGGGTTACCCGATACGCTGCTAAAAAATCCACGGTATTTTGCCGAGTATCCACAAATAACCAGCGATATTTTACGCGAACTGTTTGAAATTAATCGCCATCCAGCACCGCCACTGCGTAACATCCTGTGGAAACATGCCCGCCGGGCTGGCTTGATAACACTGTTTAAAGATCTGATCGGGGGAGCGCGCAGCCTGTGAAAATAGAAATGAAACTCAGTAAAAATCACTATGTCATTGACGAAAATCAGCCGCATATCGTTGCAGCAGATCACCCGGATCGACAGACATTACAGCAGTTGGTTAACGCCTGTCCTGCTGGACTTTACCAACTCAATCAGGATGGTAGCCTGAGCTTTAACTATCATGGCTGTCTGGAGTGTGGCACCTGCCGGTTACTGTGTAATGAAAAGACGCTGACGCGCTGGCACTACCCCGCAGCGGGTTACGGAATAACCTTTCGGTTTGGTTGATACGGGATATGTGAAGTGCCGCAGGGAGGCTGATTCACGGTTATGCTACCCTGCGCCGATACTTTTACCGTGCTCTGAGCGGTAATAATAAAAGCCAAATGGAGAGCTTCCCTGTGTCTATATTGCAGTTATTGAAACAACACCCCGTCATTGCTGCGGTAAAAGATACTGAAAGCCTGAACACTGCTCTAGAGTCAGACTGCAAGATCATTTCGATCCTGTACGGCAATATCTGTAATATTGGCACCATTGTTCAGCGCATCAAGAAAGCGGGAAAGTACGCCTTTATTCACGTCGATCTTTTGGACGGAACCTCCAACAAAGAGATCGTCATTAACTTTCTGAAACTGGTTACCGCCGCCGATGGCATTATCAGCACCAAAGCCTCGATGATTAAAGCAGCAAAAGCCCAAGGGTTTTACGGTATTCACCGGATATTTCTGCTGGACTCCATCTCATTCCACAATATTGATAAACAGGTAGCCCAATCCAATCCTGACTGTATCGAGATTCTACCCGGCTGCATGCCTAAAGTACTGGGATGGGTGGCAGAACAGATAGATTTACCGATTATCGCCGGCGGATTGGTTTGCGATCATGAAGATGCCACCAACGCTCTAAATGCCGGTGCCAGCGCGGTTTCCACCACCAATACCGGCGTCTGGCAACTGACGTTTTAATATCGTAACCGCGCTCACCGGTACATTCTTATCTTTGATAACCATTCAATCTGATAATTGACGGCTAATACCGCGAATATTCGACTGCTGAACACAGTCTACCAACGCCTCTAATACGCTATTCATATCATCAACAATACCCACATCGGCCTGCGAAAAAATAGCAGCATCAGGATCGGTGTTAATCGCCACAATAAATTTACTGTGGCGAATTCCAACCGAAAACGCGGCCGCGCCGGATACACCTGCAGTAATACAAACCTCGGGTGCAACCAAGGTGCCGGACATGCCTAACATGGTTGACATACTACTCCAAGCATTCATCGCGACCGGACGACTAACCCCTAACTGAGCCCCCAATGCTTGGGCAATATCATTGAGCCGCTGTACGTTTTGGCTATTTCCAGCACCTTGCCCTATAGCCAGCACTCTCTCCGCTCGAGTGAGCCGTGGCGGCTCTTCCGGCATGCTCACCTGATGTTCAACCAGCCATATTGGCATTTCAGCTTCCGTTAATATCAATTGTTGCTCAATTTCCTGGTAATCCTGAGTTTGCGCGACTGCCCCGCCCTGACGGGCCACCCCAAGGCAATACGGCGTAGCCCGCAGCGTCAATGTGGCCATCATGTTGTTGCCATATACTGACTTCTCGACCTGACAACCGCTTTCATCTATTTGTCCGCTCATCACGCCCAGACAAGAGGCCCCATTTAGGCGAAAAGCCAGACGCGTTGCCAGTTCATTTCCCAGCGAACAACTGGAGAAAAGCAGTAATTCTGCCGGATAAATTTGGTAAACCTGTTCCAGCAGCGGCAACACCGACTCCGCCACCAGCAATACCGGGCTTTTTAACCACTGAATCTGCGTAATGGCACAATCGAACTGCGGCAAACGTTCCGGATGAACACGCCGGTGAAACAGCCACAAAGCCACTTCACTTGCTGCCAGTTGGCTTTGCTGCAAAAAGCGATTGATCTCTTGTGCCTGCTGTAAAAAGGAGGGAGAGTCTGCATCGAGAATTAATGCCACTTTCATCAGCCTAATCTCCCTTGCAAATAGTCATGGTACAGCCGCCGGGCTTTTTCCTCAGGCGTACTGCCGGTAATTATCACGCCACCCCGCCGGTTTTGCTGGCGAGTCAGCTTCGTCAGTTGTTTATCATTTTCCTGCTGTAACGCCTGTGGCGTCAATCCAAGCTGTTCCGGTGAATAGTGGTGGATGCTGTTTTTAGCCCCTGCCAGCTTCTGCTTCAGCGTAGGCACTCGCAACGCACTGGCCTGAGTTGAATTACCTACCGCCAATACTGCGGGTGTCTCAATAGTCAGCGTTTGTTGTTCATCTTCCGTTTGCCTGATGACGATGACTTGCCGGGTCTCTCTGATAACACGGAAATCACTGACCTGTGTGATGCAGGGCCAGTTCAACAGTTCAGCCAACAGCATCGCCGTTTGCATGTTATGCCCTTCGCTACTTTGCATACCCAATACAATCAGGGACTGCTGATCTATCTGCTGGTGATAAGCCTGCATGATTTTCGCTACTGCCAGAGGATTAAAACGCAGATCAATTGATGACATTGGGTCGATTCTGATTGCAGACTGAAAACCCAAGGCATACATCTGTTTCAGGTAGTGTTCTCCCCGGCGATCATCGATGGTCAGAGCACTCAAACTGAGTTCGTCTTCTTTCCAGCCAGTGCTGTCGCGCACCATTAACATCAGCTCTGCCGCACTTTCGTCAAAACAGTTCAGCATGGTTTGCGTAAAGCTCACATCAATTTGCAGGCTATCGCCAGCCTGCCAGTCCTTTTCAGCCATCATGCTTAAATCAGGCGAAGCTTTAAAACCCAACAAAATCTTCACAGTCAGCCCTCCTCTCCTGCTGCGGTACTTTCTTCACCGTCGACGCCCCCACCAGCGTCAGATTTTTGGTTTCCGGAGCCCAAAGTACCGAGACCCACAGCCCCATCAGCAGTACCGCCACCAAAATCAACATGGTGTACTGGATACCTAGAGCCAATATCGCTATAGGCAGAAATCCGGTGCTGATAGCCGAACCTAAACGACTCATGGACGTAGCAAAACCAACCCCCAGTGAACGAATATCCGTTGGAAAGCTTTCGGCCGGGAAAACCCCCACCAAATTGCTGACGGCAGAAATAGTCAGCGTAAAAATCGCAAACAGTAACAGCATAAGACCGGTTTGCGAGGAAGGAACAAATGCCAGCGTCACTAGGCTTAGTATCAGGACCACAAATGCCGTAATCAAAAAGCCCCGACGGGAACAGAACTGAGTAAATCCAATGCCGAATAGCGCTCCCACAATTAATAACCCATTCAGCATCAGATCGGTGGCGAAGCTCTCGGTTAAGCCGAGGGCGCGTAGCATAGAAGGCAGATAGGTATAAATGGCAAAATAGGGGATCACCAGACAGACAAAAAACAGGCTGTTAAACGCGGTTCTTCGCCAGTAGCGGGCAGAAAACAGCGTACGCAGGTGGCGGGCAGTTTCTACCGGAATTTCATCATTGAGTATCACATTAGGGCCAAAACAGCGTTTTACGATTTCGTGGGCTTCATCAATGCGGCCTTTGCGCATCAGCCAACGCGGAGATTCCGGCGTACCCCAGCGCGAAATCATAATGCACAGCGCCGGTATGGATGCCGATGCCAGTAACCAACGCCAAGCATCCGGTCCGGCATCCGCCAACCAGTGCCCCATAAAGCTGGCGGAAACATAGCCCACCGTCCAGATAACGCTGAAGGAACCAAGCAGTAGCCCACGATATTTACGCGGAGAGAATTCCGCCAGCATGGTGTGGCCGACAGAGTAATCCCCTCCCAGACCAATTCCCACCAGTACCCGCAGCCAAAACAGTTGTTCAGGAGAAGAGGCAAAAAACTGTAAAAATGATGCCAGAGTAATAATCACAAAGCTGAAAGTGAATATCTTCTGACGACCAATATGATCGGAGATCCATCCCAGAATCAGACTCCCAAGAAACAAACCAAACAGCGCAGAACTACCAATCATTCCTTCCCATAAGGGGGATAGCCCCATTTGAGGGCTAATTTGTGTCAGCGCAAAACCGATTACACCTAGCACATAGCCATCGGTTAAATGTGCACCAAAAGTCAGGCCTGCAATTTTGAGATGAAAACGGTTAAGGGGAATGTCATCCATGCGGACGGGTGAAGGGTTAGGCAGTGTCGCTATTGTTCTGTTGGCTATTAACATAGTTGTTCTCATTCAGCAGTAACGACCATTCGCAGTCCTTAAACAAAAACCGGGCCGCCTATAACAGACAAGCCCGGTCAGAGACACTTTAGCTTTCAATCGGGTAGATAGTACCGATATTCATAATACCGTTCGGGTCATACACCTCTTTCAGCGCTTTCAGTATGTAGTAAGCGGAACCGTGTTCATCTTTAGTCCAGTGCACGCGATGCTTACCAATACCGTGATGATGCACCATCGAACCACCCAGTTTGATGGTCTCTTCCACAATGATTTTATTCAATGGGTTATGGTATTTATCAATCTCTTCCTGTGGGGAACAATCCACCACATTGTAGTCATACACAAAGTACATATTGGTACCGTTGATATAACTGTGAGAAGAGTGACCGCCAAGCATAGTGATATCGTCCGCATGTGGGAATTCATTACGGATGCGGTGAATCACACTTTCATAAATTTTATTGATTGAACGCCAGTCGCCGGAAACCTCCGTTGTAAAGCCCATATTCTTGGTCTTCATAATCTGTACCCGTTCCGCCGCGACTTTATCCGGTCCCCAGTTAAGATTATTAAACCAAGTTTCAATCAGCTTACTGTCTACTTTCTTACATTCAGGATGGCGAGCCACAATGGTTTCAATGCCGTTACCTGTCGCGCGAGCAATCTCTTTGGCACCTTCCGCCATAAAGATCAGTACACACTGACCATCAGCAAAGTGAGTAAAGTGCTGAGAGCCATCTTCCGCATCATATAAACGCGCAATCGATGGGCGATATCCTTCAACCATTACTTCACGCAGGATATCAAAACCGGTCTTCATGTTGTCCAGAATATAGCCGTAGAACAGGTTATTTTCCGGCATGTATTTGAATATTTTCACTGTAACTTCAGTGATGTAGCAAAGTGCACCTTCGTTACCAATGATCACATGGCGAATATCCGGCCCAGCGGCGCGGCGCGGTACGTTTTTAATCCGGGTTACGGTACCGTCAGGGAATACCGCCTCAAGACCGACCACCATATCTTCAATAGCACCGTACAGCGTTGAGAACTGCCCGATACTGCGGGTAGCCACCAAGCCCCCCATTTGAGCCAGCGGTTTAGACTGTGGTGAGTGCCCGGTGGTATAGCCCTTGGCTCGTAGTTTATTCTCCAATACCTCCAGTGCAACGCCGCACTGGGCGGTAGCCTGCATGTTCTCAATATCAATATTGATAACCTGATTCAGCTCGGAGCCATCCAGAACCACAGAGTTCGCCACCACGGTTTCTAGGCCACCTTCAGTGGCAGAGGATCCGGTACGCGGCACGCAGTTGATATGATTTTTATTCAGGAATGCCAGTACGTCTGAAACCTGCTGAGTATTGGCTAATTTCACCACCGCAGCCGGTAGCGGTAGCGTGAAGATACCGTGGATATCGGCATATTTTCTGAAACGGTCAATGCTGTTTTTCTGCAGCACCTTTTCATCGGTAATGACTCGTTCGGAGCCTACGATCTGTTTGAGCTTCTCAACAATAGCTTCTCTTGTCAGCGACATGATTAATCCTTCCTGCTTTCAGTACATTTCTATGGCATGTCTTATGCCATGACGGTGGAGAACAAATAATCTAAACATCAAAATATCGACTTAGCGCACCAGATAGCCGCCGTCGACCACCAGCAGATGGCCATTCACATAGTCCGAAGCGCGGCTGGCTAAGTACACCATCGCCCCCATCAGGTCCTGAGTTTCACCCCAGCGGTTTGCCGGAATATGATCCAGAACGCGTTTGTTGGTTTCAGGATTTTTACGGGTTTCGGTGGTGATATCGGTGGCGTAATAGCCCGGGGCAATACCATTAACTTGGATGTTGTACTGGCCTAATTCGTCACAGTAAGCCTTAGTGAAACCTGCCAGTGCGTGTTTGGTGGCAGAATAGGCCGGTGACCACTGACCACCCAAATAGGAAAACAGTGAGCAGATATTGATAATTTTGCCGTGGCGTTGAGGGATCATCACTTTTGCCGCTTCATAACTGAGCTCAAACGCAGCGGTCAGGTTGATATCAATCATTGGGTCCCAGTCCGCGCGGCCAAAATCCAGCACCTTATTCAACTTACAAATACCGGCGTTATTCACCACAATATCAACGGTTCCAAAGTGTTTCAGACACTGGGCAATCACTTTAGCCGGAGCGCCTTTTTCAGTGATATCCACCTGCATAAACTCAACTTTCACCCCCTGCTTCTCAATCATTTCACGGGTTTCACCCTTATCCATGATGAAGCTGGGAATAAACAGATTGGCACCTGCTTTAGCCAGCGCCATCGCAAACGCCTGACCCAGACCGCTATTGCCGCCGGTAACGATCGCCGTTTTGCCTTTGAGTGAGAAAAAATCCAGAGAAAATTCATCCAACGCATTCAGTGACATGGTGTAACCCCTTTGATTCCTGATTAAAACGCAAAAAAAAAGAGAAAAGTAAGCTCCCCGCGTTGAGCGGGAAGTTACTTTTCTCATAATCTCTAGTAACTATTTAAAGTAGTAACATATCTGATAACGGGTTTTCCGTGACAATCCTCACAAAATTCAATCTGATAAAACTCAAGCGCTAAATAACACCAGATTGCCTGGAGCTTACTGTATCAATTTGTGGCATCACTCAAGCTTCGTAAGGCTGAAATTCATTATATTGAAAAATATCAGTAAGATAGATGAATAAATTTAGCTCAGAATGGGAATTGTGACCACTCTCACGGAAAGCCGTCAGCCTCACATGCTATTAATTATCACAGTTACTAGAGACAACGAGAAAAGTAACTTCCCGCTCAACGCGGGGAGCTTACTTTTCTCTTTTTTTTTGCCCTAAAATCAATGTTCCATAACTGAGATAACACCATGCAAAATAATAATTTTCGCCGTTGGTTAACGCTGGCGATTATCAGTATCAGCGGCGGCGTCAGTTTTGATTTGGCTTACCTGAGATATATTTATCAAATCCCAATGGCAAAATTTATGGGATTCACCAACACCGAGATCGGCTTCATCATGAGCACCTTCGGGATTGCTGCGATTATTCTGTACGCGCCCAGTGGGGTCATTGCCGATAAGTTCTCCCATCGCAAAATGATGACCTTCGCGATGATTGCGACCGGTTTACTCGGCTTGCTCATGTCAGTTTACCCGCCTTTCTGGGTGATGATTCTGATTCAGGTTGCCTTTGCCATCACCACTATCCTGATGCTGTGGTCCGTCTCCATCAAAGCCGCTTCGCTGCTTGGTAACCATGAAGAACAGGGAAAAATTATGGGCTGGATGGAGGGTCTGCGCGGCGTGGGTGTCATGCTGCTGGCGGTATTTACCATGTGGGTGTTTTCACTGTTTATGCCGGATGACCCGAGCAGTCTGAAATCAGTGATTATGATATACAGCGTAGTGTATATTCTACTCGGCATCCTGTGCTGGTTCTTTGTCAGCGATGGTTACACCTCACGAACAGAAAGTGACGGTGAGAAGAAAGATAAACCTGCCTTTAAACTTAGCGATATCTTGTCAGTACTGAAAATCAGTACCACCTGGTATTGCAGTATGATCATCTTTGGCGTGTATACCATTTACGCCATTCTTAGCTACTCTACCAACTATCTTACTGAAATGTATGGTATGACGCTGGTAGCCGCCAGCTATATGGGAATTGTAATCAACAAAATTTTCCGCGCCATGTGCGGCCCTTTGGGTGGGCTGGTGACAACTTACAGTCGCTTTAAGTCTCCGACGCGAGTCATTCAGTTTCTGGCAGCGATCGGTGCTATCACCCTCGGCGCACTGTTGTTTACCAACCAAAATCCAGGCTCCGTGGTGGTTGGCATTGGGCTGATTCTGCTTCTGGCCTTTGCCTGCTACGCCTCTCGAGGCCTCTACTTCGCCTGTATTGGTGAAGCACGCACCCCAAAATACATTATGGGAACCACCGTCGGCATCTGCTCTGTCATTGGTTTCTTACCTGATGTATTTGTCTATCCCACGGTCGGTTACTGGCAAGACTCCCTGCCTCCGGCAGAAGCTTATCGCAATATGTGGTTGATGGGACTGGGAGCCACCTGTCTGGTGATTGTGTTTACTTTCTTGTTGTTTAACAACATGAAGCGCGCCAGCCAACAGACGACAATACCAAACCCGGTAATGGAATAACGCCATTTTGAACATTATTATTTTTAATCATGAGGTTAAAAAATGAGTGACAAATATTTGATGGGTGTCGATGTGGGTACCCAAAGTGCCAAAGTGGTGATATTCGATCTGGACGGTAATGTGGTTAGCGAAGGGAAGCAGGCATTACGTAAGATGGACATTCCTGCCCCTCTACTGGCAGAACATCCGGACGATGATCTGTGGGACTCCTTAAAGCTAGCGTTCCAAAGAGCCATGACAGAATTTTCTCAGGCGGGTCGAAAAGCAGAAGATATTTTGGCGATGGGTGTGTGTATTATTCGCTGCTGTCGAGTACTGCTCAAAGAGAATGGGGAGCTGGCCTATCCAGTGATTAACTGGATGGATAAACGTTTAAACAAGCCTTATCAGTACATTGATGCCTATAAAGGGGTGCGTTATATCACCACCACCTCAGGCTATATTACCCACCGCCTGACGGGCCAGTTTAAAGATACCTGCGCCAACTACATTGGCTGGTGGCCAATGGATAACGATACACTGGACTGGAGCACCGACCCAGCGGTCTGGAAGAGCTGCAACCTGACGCGAGAAAACGTACTGGATGTGGTGAAGCCGGGAGAAATTTTGGGCTATGTCTCTGAACTGGCTGCAAAACAGATTGGCGTACCTGCCGGTATTCCTGTCGTAGCTACCGCCCATGATAAAGCAGTTGAAGCATTAGGCGCGGGTTCACTGGATGAAGGCGTCGCGCTGATTTCGCTGGGTACTTATATCGGTGCGATGGTGCATGGTCATGCCAATGTAAAAGATGCCCAAAACTTCTGGCCGTTCCAAGCCTCGATTCCTGGTCGTTACCTGTATGAGTGCATGGGTGTTCGCCGCGGTATGTGGACTATCAGTTGGTTCCGCGATCAGTTTGGCGAATCTGCTCTGGCAGATGCCGATAAAACCGGTGTCAGTATTGAAGAACTGCTGAACAGGGAAGCCTCAAAAGTCCCTGCCGGTTGCGAAGGTTTGCTCACCATTCACGACTGGGCACCGCCATCGGAAGCTGAATTCCGTAAAGGCGTAATGATGGGTTTTGATGGCCGCCATACTCGCGCCCATATGTACCGCTCGGTGCTGGAAGGCATTGCTTTCACCATGAAGAATCATATGGATAAGATGGCTAACGAACTCAATACCCCGTTCAAACGCCTGATTATCTCTGGCGGCGGGGCCAACAGCGATCTGTTTATGCAGATCTTCGCCGATGTATTTGGCATTCCAACCAGTCGAAATGTGATGAAAGGCTCCGCCTCAGTAGGATGCGCCATTAACGCTGGCATGGCCGTCGGTGCCTTCGACAGCTACCAACAGGCAACCCAGAAACTGGTTCGTATGGGAGACACCTTTATGCCTGATATGGAAAATCACCGTTTCTACAATGCGCTCAATGGAGAAGTCTACACGCAGGTAAACCAATACTTCGACCCGCTATTGAAAAAATTAAGCCCGCTGGTGGATTACGCGTGATCTAATAATAAGAAGGGGCGCAAAGCGCCCCTTGAGACTGCTGACCAGCCTAATAAATCAGCAACTGTGCATATTCCGACCGTAAAAACACGGTGCCAATATAAGCACCGTGTTTTTACGGTCGGTAAACAATCTGTACTTAGATACAGAGTGCGACGGGTCTGGCCGGGTTAGGGGCACTCCGGCAGCTAAAGCTGCTACGATCCCAACACCCGTCCTTCCCGTCGATTGGCTATCTTGAGGTGAACAATTGAACTACCAGACTTTGTCATCAGTCTGAAGGGGGGCTTTGCGTCCCTAGCCCGGCTCGGCCCGACGCACACAAAAGCCAAATACATGGCTCTCCCGGCCTAGCACTCGGATGATATTCGTGCATAGTCCTTACGGCCGGAATATTCACCTAAATAAACATGTCTTCCACATTAAAGATCCTCAAGTACCCTCAACGCATCCGACAGCTTCTTCACCCCAAACACCTGCATATTAGGAATACTCTTTTTCGGCACATTCGCATGAGGAACAATCGCGCGTTTAAAGCCATGTTTTGCT
Above is a window of Limnobaculum parvum DNA encoding:
- a CDS encoding SDR family oxidoreductase yields the protein MSLNALDEFSLDFFSLKGKTAIVTGGNSGLGQAFAMALAKAGANLFIPSFIMDKGETREMIEKQGVKVEFMQVDITEKGAPAKVIAQCLKHFGTVDIVVNNAGICKLNKVLDFGRADWDPMIDINLTAAFELSYEAAKVMIPQRHGKIINICSLFSYLGGQWSPAYSATKHALAGFTKAYCDELGQYNIQVNGIAPGYYATDITTETRKNPETNKRVLDHIPANRWGETQDLMGAMVYLASRASDYVNGHLLVVDGGYLVR
- a CDS encoding MFS transporter, giving the protein MQNNNFRRWLTLAIISISGGVSFDLAYLRYIYQIPMAKFMGFTNTEIGFIMSTFGIAAIILYAPSGVIADKFSHRKMMTFAMIATGLLGLLMSVYPPFWVMILIQVAFAITTILMLWSVSIKAASLLGNHEEQGKIMGWMEGLRGVGVMLLAVFTMWVFSLFMPDDPSSLKSVIMIYSVVYILLGILCWFFVSDGYTSRTESDGEKKDKPAFKLSDILSVLKISTTWYCSMIIFGVYTIYAILSYSTNYLTEMYGMTLVAASYMGIVINKIFRAMCGPLGGLVTTYSRFKSPTRVIQFLAAIGAITLGALLFTNQNPGSVVVGIGLILLLAFACYASRGLYFACIGEARTPKYIMGTTVGICSVIGFLPDVFVYPTVGYWQDSLPPAEAYRNMWLMGLGATCLVIVFTFLLFNNMKRASQQTTIPNPVME
- a CDS encoding FGGY-family carbohydrate kinase, whose translation is MSDKYLMGVDVGTQSAKVVIFDLDGNVVSEGKQALRKMDIPAPLLAEHPDDDLWDSLKLAFQRAMTEFSQAGRKAEDILAMGVCIIRCCRVLLKENGELAYPVINWMDKRLNKPYQYIDAYKGVRYITTTSGYITHRLTGQFKDTCANYIGWWPMDNDTLDWSTDPAVWKSCNLTRENVLDVVKPGEILGYVSELAAKQIGVPAGIPVVATAHDKAVEALGAGSLDEGVALISLGTYIGAMVHGHANVKDAQNFWPFQASIPGRYLYECMGVRRGMWTISWFRDQFGESALADADKTGVSIEELLNREASKVPAGCEGLLTIHDWAPPSEAEFRKGVMMGFDGRHTRAHMYRSVLEGIAFTMKNHMDKMANELNTPFKRLIISGGGANSDLFMQIFADVFGIPTSRNVMKGSASVGCAINAGMAVGAFDSYQQATQKLVRMGDTFMPDMENHRFYNALNGEVYTQVNQYFDPLLKKLSPLVDYA